The following proteins are co-located in the Robbsia betulipollinis genome:
- a CDS encoding acyl-CoA dehydrogenase C-terminal domain-containing protein, with protein MAQYRAPLRDIQFVLHELLQVETHLRELPPHTEVDADTINQVLEEAGRFCQEVVFPLNASGDREGCTYADGAVRTPAGFKGAYRHFVEAGWPSLACDREYGGQGLPVLVNNALYEMLNAANQAWTMYPGLSHGAYECLAAHGRDREKRLYLPKLVSGEWSGTMCLTEAHCGTDLGLLRTKAMPEAGAEAGAGTGTDEAGAYRLTGTKIFISSGEHDLAENIVHLVLARLPDAPAGTKGISLFIVPKFVPTADGGVGERNAVRCGAIEHKMGIHGNATCVINLDGARGWLVGEPHRGLNAMFVMMNTARLGVGMQGLGLSEVAYQNALAYAKERIQMRSLSGVKAPDKPADPIIVHPDVRRILLTQKAYIEGARAFTSWLALQIDRMTAHPDAQERREAADMVALLTPVAKAFLTDNAFESTSHAMQVFGGYGYIRETGVEQYVRDARINMIYEGTNAVQALDLLGRKVLGDMGAKLKTFGKLIEAFVDEEGIKPDMQEFVNPLADLGTKVQKLTMEIGMKAMANPDEVGAAAVPYLRVVGHLVFAYFWARMARIALDQAPGGDPFYRAKLATARFYFARLLPETAAQIRMARAGASTLMDPDETLF; from the coding sequence ATGGCACAGTACCGCGCGCCGTTGCGTGACATTCAATTCGTTCTGCACGAACTGCTGCAGGTGGAGACGCACCTGCGCGAACTTCCGCCGCACACGGAGGTCGATGCGGACACGATCAACCAGGTACTCGAGGAGGCCGGCCGCTTCTGTCAGGAGGTGGTGTTCCCGCTCAACGCGAGCGGCGACCGCGAAGGCTGCACCTATGCCGACGGCGCGGTGCGCACGCCGGCCGGCTTCAAGGGCGCGTACCGGCACTTCGTCGAAGCCGGCTGGCCGTCGCTGGCCTGCGACCGGGAATACGGCGGCCAGGGCCTGCCGGTGCTCGTCAACAACGCGCTGTACGAAATGCTGAACGCGGCGAATCAGGCCTGGACGATGTACCCCGGTCTCTCGCACGGCGCCTACGAATGCCTGGCCGCCCACGGCCGGGACCGGGAAAAACGGCTCTACCTGCCGAAACTCGTCTCGGGCGAGTGGAGCGGCACGATGTGCCTGACCGAGGCGCACTGCGGCACCGATCTCGGCCTGCTGCGCACGAAGGCCATGCCGGAAGCCGGCGCGGAAGCCGGCGCGGGCACTGGCACCGACGAAGCAGGCGCCTACCGCCTCACCGGCACGAAGATCTTCATCTCCAGCGGCGAGCACGATCTGGCGGAGAACATCGTGCACCTGGTGCTCGCCCGCCTGCCCGATGCCCCCGCCGGCACCAAGGGCATCTCGCTGTTCATCGTGCCGAAATTCGTCCCGACCGCGGACGGTGGCGTGGGCGAGCGCAACGCGGTGCGCTGCGGTGCGATCGAGCACAAGATGGGCATCCACGGCAACGCGACCTGCGTGATCAATCTCGACGGCGCGCGCGGCTGGCTGGTGGGGGAACCGCATCGTGGCCTGAACGCGATGTTCGTGATGATGAACACCGCGCGCCTCGGCGTCGGCATGCAGGGTCTGGGACTGAGCGAAGTCGCCTATCAGAACGCCCTCGCGTACGCGAAGGAGCGCATCCAGATGCGCTCGCTCTCGGGCGTCAAGGCACCCGACAAACCGGCCGATCCGATCATCGTGCATCCCGACGTGCGGCGCATTCTGCTCACGCAAAAGGCGTATATCGAAGGTGCCCGCGCGTTCACGAGCTGGCTCGCGCTGCAGATCGACCGGATGACCGCGCACCCCGACGCGCAGGAACGGCGCGAGGCGGCGGACATGGTCGCGCTGTTGACGCCGGTCGCCAAGGCCTTCCTCACCGACAACGCGTTCGAGAGCACCAGCCACGCGATGCAGGTGTTCGGCGGGTACGGCTATATCCGTGAGACCGGCGTCGAACAGTACGTGCGCGACGCGCGGATCAACATGATTTACGAAGGCACCAACGCGGTCCAGGCGCTGGATCTGCTCGGGCGCAAGGTGCTGGGCGACATGGGCGCGAAGCTCAAGACCTTCGGCAAGCTGATCGAGGCTTTCGTCGACGAGGAAGGGATCAAGCCGGACATGCAGGAATTCGTCAATCCGCTCGCCGACCTGGGCACGAAGGTGCAGAAGCTGACGATGGAAATCGGCATGAAGGCGATGGCGAACCCCGACGAAGTCGGTGCCGCCGCGGTGCCCTATCTGCGCGTGGTCGGCCATCTGGTGTTCGCCTATTTCTGGGCGCGCATGGCGCGCATCGCGCTCGATCAGGCGCCGGGCGGAGATCCGTTCTATCGCGCCAAGCTCGCCACCGCGCGTTTCTATTTCGCCAGGCTGCTGCCGGAGACGGCCGCGCAGATCCGCATGGCCCGCGCGGGCGCGAGCACGCTGATGGACCCGGACGAAACGCTATTCTGA